The Spartinivicinus poritis DNA segment TTTACCTTGCTTAATTAAATCGCATAGGCGTGGTGTACCTAACAAAATTTCAATTGCAGCACAACGTTTGTTATCAATGGTAGGGACTAACCGTTGTGAAATAATACCTCGTAAATTTAAAGATAAATCTAAAAAAAGCTGTTTATGACGTTCTTCTGGAAAAAAGTTAATGATTCGATCTAAGGCTTGGTTAGCATTATTTGCATGTAAAGTGGAAATACATAAATGACCTGTTTCAGCAAAGGTAATAGCCTGTTCCATTTGTTCTTGGGTGCGTATTTCACCAATTAAAATAACATCAGGGGCCTGTCTTAAGGTGTTTTCCAGTGCATCTTCATAGCAGTTAGTGTCAACCCCCACTTCCCGTTGGTTAACGATAGACTGTTTGTGTCGGTGAACAAATTCAACGGGATCTTCAATGGTTATGATATGACCGGCTGAATGACTATTTCGATAATCAATTAAGGCGGCAAGTGATGTTGACTTGCCAGACCCGGTGCCGCCAACGAATAAAATCAGCCCTCGCTTTTGCATAATAAGCTTAGGCAGAATGTTGGGTAGACCTAAGTCCTTATAATGAGGAATTTCTGTTTTAATCGCGCGAACAACCATCGACACTTGATTTCTTTGTTTAAAGATATTGACTCTAAAGCGACCAATGCCTTGCTCAGCAACCGCGAGGTTCATTTCAGGTTTATGCTCGAAAGCGGTCCGTTGTTCTTCATCCATGATGGTATAGGCAATGTCTTCTACTCTACCGGGAGGTAATGGTCTATCAGTAATCGGCTGTAAGTTCCCATGAATTTTAGCACTGGGTGGGGCACCGGTTGTTAAGAACAGATCAGAGCCATCCTGTTCAGCAAAATAACGGAGATAATCAAGCCATTCCATTGCAAATACCTAGCTAGTCATTAAAGTGTCATAATTAAAGTACGCTAGTTGAATCCTATGACAGTATAGCAAGTGGTTTTGGGTTTGAATGGGTTTGCGCACCATTGCGATACCAGTGATAGCTTAAAATAAATAGGGAACTATTCAT contains these protein-coding regions:
- a CDS encoding PilT/PilU family type 4a pilus ATPase, encoding MEWLDYLRYFAEQDGSDLFLTTGAPPSAKIHGNLQPITDRPLPPGRVEDIAYTIMDEEQRTAFEHKPEMNLAVAEQGIGRFRVNIFKQRNQVSMVVRAIKTEIPHYKDLGLPNILPKLIMQKRGLILFVGGTGSGKSTSLAALIDYRNSHSAGHIITIEDPVEFVHRHKQSIVNQREVGVDTNCYEDALENTLRQAPDVILIGEIRTQEQMEQAITFAETGHLCISTLHANNANQALDRIINFFPEERHKQLFLDLSLNLRGIISQRLVPTIDNKRCAAIEILLGTPRLCDLIKQGKVDEIKEVMMKSEAQGMQTFDTALYNLYKENKISLEEALKNADSKNNLRLRINLESKSTDSVDQTILKRAQSNKAKPTPEAEKKESSSITSNLTLEPLEEEKEEEDEF